A genomic stretch from Ureibacillus composti includes:
- the addA gene encoding helicase-exonuclease AddAB subunit AddA, with product MALSIPTKGPDVTWTDEQWKAIWATGQDTLVSAAAGSGKTAVLINRMIEKVISEDNPIDVDELLVVTFTNASAAEMRHRMAEALEKEIAKNPQNQHLRRQLSLVNKAQISTLHSFCLSIVKQYAYLIDIDPGFRIANEGESALLRDDVLAEVLEAAYDQEDEERVNAVYRLVDSFTSDRDDQAIEILIDKLYEMSRVHPEPTKWLRSLPEQYDLPENITVDDLPFIGPLKKAIKFSLEEALAHIQEVRQYALKPDGPAPYAETAELDFGLIQEAIRRIDNCSWQETYDYFVTLKWARLASVKKDSCDPDLQEKAKKKREQAKKVMTTIKDSFFARKPERLLDEIRLMAPMITTLVELTERFGERFTTAKLERGLVDFSDLEHFALQILTEEADGILVPSQVAKDFQQRFKEVLVDEYQDTNNLQETILQLVKSGNEANGNMFMVGDVKQSIYRFRLAEPMLFLNKYNQFEEEPEQNGLRIDLNANFRSRQEVLLGTNFVFEQIMGETVGEIDYDEKAGLKPGAPYNETEMPIELTILHEEQEDDHEQDETDEENEAMDLVIEEEIKKSQQEARYIIKRIRELIDSGATVYNAKEKDPTKRERRMRYSDIVILMRSMTWSSDLVEEFKAAGIPLYAESSKGYFEALEVMVMLNVLKVVDNPYQDIPLASVLRAPFVGLTENELAQVRLTNKKAAFYDALKEFVMEEKSGLTHQTAQKLQTFLQQLETWRNLARRGSLSDLIWKIYIDTNYYEMVGAMANGKQRQANLRTLHDRALMYEKTSFRGLFRFLRFIDRMRSRGDDLGVAKAIGEKDDVVRLETIHSSKGLEYPVVFVAGLGRSFNQMDFNNPYLFDQQFGLAVKAIDPDNRIMYTSLPFLAMKEKKILEMKAEEMRVLYVAMTRAKERLILVGSVKNWDKVRQAWCEMQSLPHESLLPEYLRARAKTYLDWIGPAVARHECFNEFSEEDYKPVEHSSKWKITVLSNETFKFGTENETLANELNEMEQQVDEQLLNELTKRFTTKYPFSNSITKKSKTSVSEIKRIESLQRDEEQETAVFNRQKSSATKRPQFLQEKSLSATEIGTVVHTVMQHAPKEGFANVGEVEAYLEALVERQLLTSDEIKVVELEKVYNFFATSIGKRFSSAKQLLREVPFTLSISDEEGDSQIIQGIIDCLFEDEDGKWVLLDYKTDKVLPGFKEEPALTKEMTKRYGVQLRIYSEAIEDILQIKVDEKILYLYHVKKEIQLV from the coding sequence ATGGCGTTATCGATTCCAACTAAAGGTCCCGATGTTACGTGGACGGATGAGCAATGGAAAGCAATCTGGGCAACAGGTCAAGATACGCTTGTCTCAGCGGCTGCTGGTTCCGGAAAAACCGCTGTCCTCATTAATCGGATGATTGAAAAAGTCATTTCAGAAGATAATCCAATTGATGTGGACGAGCTGCTTGTTGTGACTTTTACCAATGCTTCGGCTGCAGAAATGCGTCATCGTATGGCAGAAGCACTTGAAAAAGAAATTGCAAAAAATCCACAAAATCAACATTTAAGACGTCAATTAAGTCTAGTGAATAAAGCGCAAATTTCAACTCTACACTCGTTTTGTTTGTCGATTGTAAAACAATACGCTTATCTCATTGATATTGACCCTGGATTCCGTATTGCAAACGAGGGAGAGTCCGCGTTACTTCGTGATGATGTGTTAGCTGAAGTTTTAGAAGCAGCATATGACCAAGAAGATGAAGAAAGAGTAAATGCTGTATACCGATTAGTTGATAGTTTTACTTCTGATCGGGATGATCAAGCAATTGAAATATTAATTGATAAATTATATGAAATGTCTCGTGTCCACCCAGAACCAACTAAATGGTTACGTTCACTTCCGGAGCAATATGATTTACCAGAAAATATTACGGTCGATGATTTACCCTTTATTGGACCTTTGAAAAAGGCAATCAAATTTAGCTTAGAGGAAGCCTTGGCCCACATTCAAGAAGTAAGACAATACGCATTGAAACCAGATGGACCAGCTCCATATGCTGAAACAGCAGAATTAGATTTTGGTCTTATACAAGAAGCCATTCGCCGAATTGACAACTGTTCTTGGCAAGAAACCTATGATTATTTTGTAACATTAAAATGGGCAAGATTAGCAAGCGTAAAAAAAGACAGTTGTGACCCGGATCTACAAGAAAAGGCGAAGAAAAAACGTGAACAAGCAAAAAAAGTAATGACTACTATAAAAGATTCATTTTTCGCTCGTAAACCTGAGCGTTTATTGGATGAAATCCGTCTGATGGCGCCGATGATTACAACATTAGTTGAGTTAACTGAACGATTTGGGGAACGATTTACAACCGCAAAACTTGAACGAGGTCTAGTTGACTTTTCCGATTTGGAACATTTTGCATTACAAATATTAACCGAAGAAGCAGATGGAATACTTGTTCCTTCTCAAGTTGCTAAGGATTTCCAACAGCGTTTTAAAGAAGTACTTGTCGATGAATATCAGGATACAAATAATTTGCAAGAAACGATTTTGCAGCTCGTGAAAAGTGGGAATGAAGCAAACGGGAATATGTTTATGGTTGGTGACGTAAAACAATCCATTTACCGGTTCCGACTTGCAGAACCTATGCTGTTCTTAAACAAATATAACCAGTTTGAAGAAGAGCCTGAACAAAATGGGTTGAGAATTGATCTAAATGCAAACTTCCGTAGTCGCCAAGAAGTATTACTAGGGACAAACTTTGTTTTCGAACAGATTATGGGTGAAACCGTCGGGGAAATTGATTATGACGAAAAAGCGGGATTAAAACCAGGGGCTCCCTATAATGAAACTGAAATGCCTATCGAACTGACAATTCTCCATGAGGAACAAGAAGACGACCATGAACAAGACGAAACTGATGAAGAAAACGAAGCAATGGATCTCGTCATTGAAGAAGAAATTAAGAAATCACAGCAAGAAGCAAGGTATATTATTAAAAGAATTCGTGAACTGATTGACAGTGGTGCAACAGTTTATAATGCAAAAGAAAAAGACCCAACAAAACGAGAAAGACGAATGCGCTACAGCGATATCGTAATCTTAATGCGCTCCATGACTTGGTCGAGTGATTTAGTTGAGGAATTTAAAGCAGCAGGCATTCCGCTTTACGCAGAGTCTTCTAAAGGATATTTTGAGGCACTAGAAGTAATGGTCATGTTAAATGTATTAAAAGTAGTGGATAACCCGTATCAAGATATTCCACTTGCTTCAGTATTACGTGCACCATTTGTGGGGTTAACTGAAAATGAACTAGCACAAGTTCGTTTAACAAATAAAAAAGCTGCGTTTTATGATGCGCTTAAAGAGTTTGTAATGGAAGAAAAATCAGGACTTACTCATCAAACAGCTCAAAAACTCCAAACGTTTTTACAGCAATTAGAGACTTGGCGAAATCTTGCACGACGCGGTTCGTTATCTGATTTAATTTGGAAAATCTACATTGATACAAATTACTATGAAATGGTTGGAGCAATGGCGAATGGGAAACAGCGTCAGGCCAATTTGCGAACACTTCATGATCGAGCATTAATGTATGAAAAAACGTCATTCCGAGGGTTATTTAGATTTTTACGTTTTATCGATCGTATGCGTTCACGCGGTGATGATTTAGGGGTAGCAAAAGCAATTGGAGAGAAAGATGATGTTGTTCGACTCGAAACGATCCACTCTTCCAAAGGGCTAGAATATCCGGTTGTTTTTGTTGCTGGACTTGGTAGAAGCTTTAACCAAATGGACTTTAATAACCCTTATTTATTTGATCAACAATTTGGACTTGCAGTAAAAGCCATTGACCCTGACAACCGAATCATGTATACGTCATTACCGTTTCTTGCAATGAAAGAGAAGAAAATTCTCGAAATGAAAGCGGAAGAAATGCGTGTTCTATATGTTGCAATGACACGTGCAAAAGAGCGTTTAATATTAGTTGGCTCAGTGAAAAATTGGGATAAAGTTCGCCAAGCTTGGTGTGAGATGCAAAGTCTTCCACATGAGAGTTTACTTCCAGAGTATTTACGTGCTCGCGCAAAAACCTATTTAGATTGGATTGGTCCGGCTGTTGCCAGACATGAATGTTTTAATGAGTTTAGTGAAGAAGACTATAAACCTGTAGAACACTCATCAAAATGGAAGATTACCGTTCTTTCAAATGAAACATTCAAGTTCGGTACTGAAAATGAGACATTAGCTAATGAATTGAATGAAATGGAACAACAAGTAGACGAGCAGCTTTTGAATGAGTTGACGAAACGGTTTACAACGAAGTATCCATTTTCCAATTCTATTACAAAGAAATCGAAAACAAGTGTTTCTGAAATAAAACGAATTGAAAGTTTACAACGTGATGAGGAGCAAGAAACGGCGGTGTTCAATCGACAAAAGTCATCTGCTACGAAACGCCCTCAGTTCCTACAAGAAAAATCCTTATCTGCAACTGAAATTGGAACGGTTGTACATACTGTAATGCAACATGCTCCAAAAGAGGGATTTGCCAATGTTGGAGAGGTAGAGGCATACCTTGAAGCACTTGTAGAACGTCAATTATTGACGAGTGATGAAATCAAAGTAGTAGAACTAGAAAAAGTATATAACTTCTTCGCTACTTCGATTGGTAAAAGATTTAGTAGTGCGAAACAATTACTGCGAGAAGTTCCTTTTACGTTAAGCATTTCCGATGAAGAAGGAGATTCACAAATTATCCAGGGGATTATTGACTGCTTATTTGAGGATGAGGATGGAAAATGGGTACTCCTAGATTATAAAACGGACAAAGTACTCCCTGGATTTAAAGAAGAACCAGCGCTAACAAAGGAAATGACAAAACGTTATGGTGTTCAACTCCGTATCTATAGTGAAGCCATTGAAGATATTCTTCAAATTAAGGTAGATGAAAAAATTCTATACTTATATCACGTAAAAAAAGAAATACAATTAGTGTAG
- a CDS encoding DUF418 domain-containing protein produces MNFQPTTLNERIESIDILRGFSLLGILLVNMFAFYLPMPHILDLNSWFSEAKDIIWQQTLDIYVQSSFYPLFSMLFGYGLAMQYLKSKRTGSSFYKFAPKRLIILLVLGFLHAIFIWWGDILATYAFCGFFLLMLIRLRSRWLLSIAIGINFVMHFLFIFIFLKSGMANMEVDSSFVDIEMINSAITAYGVGSWGDALMQRLKDLSVQMSFSMWITSLFTILPYMLIGAAAAKLRLIERAKELKKWWITLGIICIFAGLVIKSAPYNMTRSYLLDYLKVYIGGPVLSVGYVALIVLLCMIPWLLKLLRPIGKAGRMSLTLYIMQSIICTLLFYNFGFGLYGEVDVQMGVLIAIALYVIQVIFAELYFMKYKQGPLELAVKKITYRKMLSEK; encoded by the coding sequence GTGAATTTTCAACCAACTACACTAAATGAAAGAATTGAGTCAATTGATATTTTACGTGGGTTTAGTTTACTAGGTATTTTATTAGTAAATATGTTCGCCTTTTATTTACCGATGCCACATATTTTAGATTTAAACAGTTGGTTTTCAGAAGCAAAAGATATCATCTGGCAACAAACATTAGATATTTATGTACAAAGTAGTTTTTATCCGCTATTCTCAATGCTATTTGGCTACGGATTAGCAATGCAATATTTAAAATCGAAAAGAACTGGGTCAAGTTTTTATAAATTTGCACCCAAAAGGCTGATCATCCTACTTGTGCTTGGTTTCCTTCATGCAATTTTTATTTGGTGGGGGGATATTTTAGCAACTTATGCATTCTGCGGATTCTTCTTATTAATGTTAATCCGTTTAAGAAGTAGATGGTTACTATCCATTGCAATAGGGATCAATTTTGTAATGCATTTTTTATTCATTTTCATTTTCCTTAAATCAGGGATGGCAAACATGGAAGTTGACTCTTCATTTGTTGATATTGAAATGATTAATAGTGCGATTACCGCTTATGGAGTTGGGAGCTGGGGTGACGCATTAATGCAAAGATTGAAAGATTTATCTGTTCAAATGAGCTTCTCTATGTGGATTACATCCTTATTTACTATTTTACCTTATATGTTAATTGGTGCTGCTGCAGCGAAATTACGTTTAATTGAACGAGCAAAAGAACTAAAAAAATGGTGGATTACTCTAGGAATCATCTGTATTTTTGCAGGCCTAGTAATTAAAAGTGCACCATATAATATGACACGTTCATATTTACTCGATTATTTAAAAGTATATATTGGTGGTCCAGTATTATCTGTTGGATATGTAGCGCTGATTGTATTACTTTGTATGATTCCTTGGTTACTAAAACTCCTACGACCAATTGGTAAAGCTGGCCGTATGTCATTAACGCTTTATATTATGCAATCAATCATCTGTACACTATTATTCTATAATTTCGGTTTTGGATTATACGGAGAGGTAGATGTTCAAATGGGCGTACTGATTGCAATTGCCCTTTATGTCATTCAAGTGATTTTCGCAGAGTTATATTTTATGAAATACAAACAAGGACCGCTTGAACTAGCTGTAAAGAAAATAACTTACCGAAAAATGTTGTCCGAAAAATGA
- a CDS encoding fumarylacetoacetate hydrolase family protein gives MKILSFKLNGEVKFGTKVKKEEAVWDVLAIQEELQALPSFPNTIIDGISLGFDFVEKVRRLVEAAQNSPQVNDFKIPFTDIEWLAPIPRTPKNILCVGKNYDAHAKEMGAEAAPSDLLVFTKPPTSIAADEQTLSVHATKTDSYDYEGELAVVIGKFGRDIPKNQALDYVFGYTIANDLTARDVQDRHKQFFLGKSLDGSCPMGPYVVTKDEIPDPQVLTVVTKVNGEIRQNGSTKDMIFTVENLISIISHHVTLEPGDIILTGTPAGVGKGMNPPTFLKAGDEVKVSIEGIGTLVNRFQ, from the coding sequence ATGAAGATTTTATCGTTTAAATTGAATGGCGAAGTAAAGTTTGGAACTAAAGTTAAAAAAGAGGAAGCAGTTTGGGATGTACTAGCCATCCAAGAAGAACTTCAAGCACTTCCTTCTTTCCCTAATACAATTATAGATGGTATATCACTAGGTTTTGATTTTGTTGAAAAGGTTAGAAGATTAGTAGAAGCTGCTCAAAATTCACCGCAAGTGAATGATTTTAAAATACCGTTCACGGATATCGAATGGTTAGCACCAATTCCACGTACACCAAAAAACATTTTGTGTGTAGGAAAAAATTATGACGCGCATGCAAAGGAAATGGGTGCTGAAGCTGCACCATCAGATTTATTAGTATTCACGAAACCACCAACTTCCATTGCTGCTGATGAGCAAACACTTTCAGTACATGCAACAAAAACAGACTCTTATGATTATGAAGGAGAGCTTGCGGTCGTAATCGGAAAATTTGGCCGTGATATACCGAAAAATCAAGCATTAGATTATGTCTTTGGTTATACAATTGCAAATGATCTAACTGCAAGAGATGTACAAGATCGACATAAGCAATTTTTCTTAGGTAAAAGTTTAGATGGTTCTTGTCCAATGGGTCCTTATGTTGTGACAAAAGATGAGATTCCAGATCCGCAAGTTTTAACAGTAGTGACAAAGGTTAATGGAGAAATTCGTCAAAATGGTTCAACGAAAGATATGATCTTTACTGTAGAAAACTTAATATCTATCATTTCCCACCATGTAACATTAGAGCCAGGGGATATTATCTTAACGGGTACACCAGCTGGAGTAGGTAAGGGAATGAACCCTCCAACATTCTTAAAAGCAGGCGATGAAGTGAAAGTATCAATCGAAGGTATTGGAACTCTAGTAAATCGTTTTCAATAA
- a CDS encoding YisL family protein codes for MDFLTGSTHLHVTTWVVAIILFLIAALASKSKGLHMVLRLFYILIIITGGALFIEAMDYGQGMNYGIKFLLGILVIGMMEMILVRKAKNKPTTVFWILFVIFLFAVLYYGFKLPMGQSFLA; via the coding sequence ATGGACTTTTTAACAGGCTCAACGCATCTGCACGTTACTACTTGGGTAGTTGCGATTATATTGTTCTTGATTGCTGCTTTAGCGTCGAAATCTAAAGGCCTTCATATGGTATTACGCTTATTCTATATTTTGATCATTATTACTGGTGGTGCATTATTCATCGAAGCGATGGATTATGGACAAGGTATGAACTACGGGATTAAATTCCTTTTAGGGATTCTAGTAATTGGTATGATGGAAATGATTTTAGTGCGAAAAGCAAAAAATAAACCAACAACAGTATTCTGGATTCTATTTGTAATTTTCTTATTTGCAGTATTATACTACGGATTCAAATTACCAATGGGTCAAAGCTTTTTAGCCTAA
- a CDS encoding alpha-amylase family glycosyl hydrolase, whose amino-acid sequence MNFKKWICATATTILLASSLSFSSVANAEETKTIADESIYDLLVDRFFNATGENDYHTDQKDISQFSGGDFQGISEKLSLITDMGFTIVSIGPIFSTEKYDGSMTTSYTELEKHFGTKEDFEQMIDSLNQRDVSVMVDFPLSNVSENHEWAKDPSKQKLITSKKDGIVQWDLNNEEVQRALIDAVVEFVTTYNVGGIRLTNLENADTNFINNIIDEIKAVNDKIYVISNEDSDANFDASYYSDTSETFRNIYKNVDLDSSEQLKHIEPYAKGEDKPTQIMIDNIQSDRFVYDVEAFPPTRLKLSVAATLLLPGVPVMQYGTEIAMNGEAGTEAHQLYNFKTNDELIDAISNLQSLRNQSETLRNGEFKLVKNENGFLAFERISDDEHWLVVINNTGKTTRVDLSEEEIGVDKEIRGMFESEIIRANDEGNYPVVLDREMVEVYQIIDERGLNVGYLVALGFVYLIFIGFIVIILKRAKRNKITK is encoded by the coding sequence TTGAATTTCAAAAAATGGATTTGTGCAACCGCTACAACAATTTTGTTAGCAAGCTCACTATCTTTTTCATCTGTAGCAAATGCTGAAGAAACAAAAACAATTGCAGATGAGAGCATATATGATTTATTAGTTGACCGTTTTTTTAATGCTACTGGCGAAAACGATTACCATACAGACCAAAAGGATATCTCTCAATTTTCGGGTGGTGATTTCCAAGGGATTAGCGAAAAGCTTTCATTAATTACAGATATGGGCTTTACCATCGTTTCAATTGGTCCAATATTCTCAACCGAAAAATATGATGGTTCGATGACTACAAGCTATACAGAGCTTGAAAAACATTTCGGAACGAAAGAAGATTTCGAACAGATGATTGATTCACTAAATCAAAGAGACGTATCTGTTATGGTAGACTTTCCTTTATCTAATGTAAGTGAGAATCACGAATGGGCGAAAGATCCGTCAAAGCAGAAATTGATTACAAGTAAGAAAGATGGAATCGTTCAATGGGATTTAAACAATGAAGAAGTACAACGTGCATTGATTGATGCTGTTGTAGAATTTGTAACTACATATAACGTTGGTGGAATTCGATTAACAAATTTAGAAAATGCTGATACAAATTTTATTAATAATATTATCGATGAAATTAAAGCGGTAAATGATAAAATTTATGTCATTTCAAATGAAGACAGCGATGCAAATTTTGATGCTTCCTATTATAGTGATACGAGTGAAACTTTCCGAAACATTTATAAAAATGTGGATCTCGATTCATCAGAACAATTAAAGCATATCGAACCTTATGCAAAAGGGGAAGATAAACCAACACAAATTATGATTGATAATATTCAATCAGATCGCTTTGTTTATGATGTCGAAGCATTCCCACCAACAAGACTAAAATTATCGGTTGCCGCAACTTTGTTATTGCCAGGTGTACCAGTCATGCAATATGGTACAGAAATCGCAATGAACGGTGAAGCAGGTACAGAGGCGCATCAATTATATAATTTTAAAACGAATGATGAATTAATTGACGCGATATCAAATTTACAGTCCTTACGTAATCAATCTGAGACATTACGTAATGGAGAATTTAAACTAGTAAAGAACGAAAATGGATTCCTTGCCTTTGAACGTATCTCTGATGATGAACACTGGTTAGTAGTAATCAATAATACTGGAAAAACTACACGAGTTGATTTATCTGAAGAGGAAATTGGGGTAGATAAAGAAATTCGTGGTATGTTTGAAAGTGAAATTATTCGTGCAAACGATGAAGGAAATTATCCAGTCGTATTAGACCGTGAAATGGTCGAAGTATATCAAATTATTGATGAACGAGGTTTGAACGTTGGCTATTTAGTCGCGTTAGGATTCGTGTATTTAATCTTTATTGGATTCATAGTTATAATATTAAAACGTGCAAAAAGAAATAAAATAACAAAATAA
- a CDS encoding ABC transporter ATP-binding protein: MNTSDELLKIHNLHTGFRIKDTFYDAVDGVSLTLRKNEILAIVGESGCGKSTLATSIIGLHEPNNTRVQGEIMFKNTNLATLSEEEFEHVRGSDISMIFQDPLSALNPLMRIGEQIEESLKYHTDMSKDQRNERVFELLRQVGINRPERVVKQFPHQLSGGMRQRVMIAIAIACKPQIIIADEPTTALDVTIQSQILDLLIDLQNETNAGILLITHDLGVVAEVADRVAVMYAGEIIEEAPVEELFKRPKHPYTRSLFNSIPQMNAHSGRLNVIEGIVPSLIHLPRTGCRFAPRISWLPDSVHEDHPTLHEVSPGHFVRCSCWKVFHFKSEIGGTTS; encoded by the coding sequence TTGAATACGTCAGATGAATTGTTAAAGATTCATAATTTACATACTGGTTTTCGAATAAAAGATACATTCTATGATGCAGTCGATGGTGTTTCCCTCACACTTCGTAAAAATGAAATACTAGCAATCGTTGGGGAATCAGGGTGTGGAAAAAGTACATTAGCAACTTCTATTATTGGACTTCACGAACCAAATAACACCAGAGTTCAGGGTGAAATAATGTTTAAAAATACAAACTTAGCTACTCTCTCAGAAGAGGAATTTGAACATGTTCGTGGCAGTGATATAAGCATGATATTTCAAGATCCGTTATCTGCATTAAATCCACTAATGCGCATTGGGGAACAAATTGAAGAAAGCTTAAAATATCATACTGACATGTCCAAAGATCAACGCAATGAAAGAGTTTTTGAATTGCTAAGACAAGTTGGCATTAATAGACCGGAACGTGTAGTAAAACAATTTCCACACCAATTATCAGGTGGAATGAGACAGCGGGTAATGATTGCCATTGCTATCGCCTGTAAGCCACAAATTATTATTGCAGATGAACCAACCACTGCACTTGATGTAACGATTCAATCGCAAATTTTAGACTTGCTGATAGATTTACAAAATGAAACGAATGCAGGGATTTTATTAATTACTCATGACTTAGGTGTTGTAGCTGAAGTTGCAGATCGTGTAGCTGTTATGTACGCAGGTGAGATTATAGAGGAAGCGCCTGTAGAAGAATTATTTAAACGACCTAAACATCCTTATACCCGTTCTTTATTCAATTCTATACCACAAATGAATGCCCATTCTGGTCGTTTGAATGTTATAGAAGGGATTGTTCCATCACTTATTCATTTACCTAGAACTGGTTGTCGGTTTGCTCCTCGTATTTCTTGGCTACCTGATTCAGTACATGAAGATCATCCAACATTACATGAGGTTTCACCAGGTCATTTTGTGAGGTGTTCATGTTGGAAAGTGTTTCACTTTAAAAGCGAAATTGGAGGGACGACTTCGTGA
- a CDS encoding ATP-binding cassette domain-containing protein, which produces MSFMQIKNLKVHYPIRGGFFNSIIDYVYAVDGISMEFEKGKAYGLVGESGCGKSTTGMAIIGLEKITSGSIIYEGEDVTNQRRKRNGSFNREIQMIFQDAHSSLNPRKRVEHLLAEPIRNFLRVSPKEEQKKISELLEIVGMPEDAKLKYPHEFSGGQKQRLGIARALATNPKLIIADEPVSALDLSVQAQVLNFMKDIQKEFGLSYLFISHDLGVVKHMCDHISIMYKGRFVETGTKEDIFTNPHHIYTKRLLSAIPNVSPKGREKRKRERIIVEKNYQTELKNYFDHNHRVLDLAPLSETHFVAIANGVSMRGNNS; this is translated from the coding sequence GTGAGTTTTATGCAAATCAAAAATTTGAAGGTCCATTACCCGATTCGTGGAGGTTTTTTTAATTCTATTATTGACTATGTTTATGCCGTAGATGGAATAAGTATGGAATTTGAAAAGGGAAAAGCTTATGGATTAGTAGGGGAATCTGGTTGTGGGAAATCTACAACGGGAATGGCGATTATAGGTCTAGAAAAAATTACATCTGGATCGATTATATACGAAGGTGAGGATGTTACAAACCAGCGCAGAAAACGAAATGGTTCATTTAATCGTGAAATTCAAATGATCTTTCAAGATGCGCATTCTAGTCTAAATCCTAGGAAAAGAGTCGAACATCTTTTAGCAGAGCCAATTCGAAATTTTTTAAGGGTTTCACCAAAGGAAGAACAAAAGAAAATTAGTGAATTGCTTGAAATTGTCGGAATGCCAGAGGATGCGAAATTAAAATACCCACATGAATTTTCAGGTGGGCAAAAGCAACGTTTAGGCATTGCCCGTGCGCTTGCAACAAATCCAAAATTAATTATTGCAGACGAACCGGTATCAGCTTTGGATTTATCGGTTCAAGCGCAAGTTTTAAATTTCATGAAAGATATTCAAAAGGAATTTGGATTAAGCTATTTGTTCATTTCACACGATTTAGGTGTTGTAAAACATATGTGTGATCATATTTCCATTATGTATAAAGGGCGTTTTGTTGAAACCGGAACAAAAGAGGATATTTTCACAAACCCTCACCATATTTATACAAAGCGATTACTTTCTGCCATTCCGAATGTTTCCCCAAAAGGGCGAGAAAAACGAAAGCGTGAACGAATTATTGTAGAAAAGAATTATCAAACAGAACTCAAGAATTATTTTGATCATAATCATCGCGTACTTGATTTAGCTCCTTTATCAGAAACACATTTTGTAGCCATTGCAAATGGTGTGAGCATGAGGGGGAACAATTCATAA